A window of Fragaria vesca subsp. vesca linkage group LG7, FraVesHawaii_1.0, whole genome shotgun sequence contains these coding sequences:
- the LOC101312980 gene encoding 21 kDa protein-like: MGAPTFLFALLLFILFINTTTATSSSSRTYKTYVKTACNSTTYPQICYKSLSSYATSIKSNPQKLCSYALSVTLKAAKTSASTVSKLAKKKGITKAEAGVVGACIETIKDSVDELKQSVTAMKNLGGADMQYQLDNIKTWVSASLTDEDTCTDGFDEQKVSTAVKNTIRKSILTVARLASNALSLIDNLNY; the protein is encoded by the coding sequence ATGGGAGCTCCCACATTTCTCTTTGCTCTTCTTCTATTCATCCTCTTCATCAACACAACCACGGCGACTTCTTCTTCGAGCCGTACCTACAAAACGTACGTCAAAACAGCCTGCAACTCCACCACGTACCCACAAATCTGCTACAAATCCCTCTCCTCTTACGCCACATCCATCAAATCAAACCCTCAGAAGCTCTGCAGCTACGCCCTCTCCGTAACCCTAAAAGCAGCGAAAACCTCGGCTTCCACGGTGTCGAAGCTGGCCAAGAAGAAAGGAATAACGAAAGCGGAGGCCGGTGTGGTGGGGGCTTGCATTGAGACCATCAAGGACTCCGTCGACGAGCTCAAACAGTCGGTGACTGCCATGAAAAACTTGGGAGGTGCTGATATGCAATATCAATTGGATAACATAAAGACTTGGGTTAGTGCTTCGCTGACGGATGAGGATACCTGTACGGATGGATTCGATGAGCAGAAGGTAAGTACGGCGGTGAAGAACACCATTAGAAAGAGCATTCTCACTGTTGCTAGATTGGCTAGCAATGCCTTGTCTCTCATCGACAACCTCAATTACTAG
- the LOC101307835 gene encoding 21 kDa protein-like yields the protein MARSSILFLLLALFALTANSASTTTASNFIKTSCSATTYPDLCVQSLSSYSNAIQQSPRQLAQTALSVSLTRAQYAKSFVTKLTKFKGLSHKEYEAIDDCLEEMGDSVDRLSKSVDELKKMGKSSKGQDFIWHMSNVETWVSAALTDDNTCLDGFSGKAMDGKIKASIRAQVLNVAKVTSNALALCNHFASNY from the coding sequence ATGGCTAGATCCTCCATTCTCTTCCTCCTTCTTGCCCTCTTCGCCCTCACAGCCAACTCTGCCTCCACCACCACTGCCTCCAACTTCATCAAAACCTCATGCAGCGCCACCACGTACCCAGACCTCTGCGTTCAGTCCCTCTCTTCATACTCCAACGCCATCCAGCAAAGCCCTCGCCAGCTAGCCCAGACCGCCCTGTCCGTCAGCCTAACCAGAGCCCAGTACGCCAAGTCATTCGTCACCAAGCTGACCAAGTTCAAGGGCTTGAGCCACAAGGAGTACGAGGCCATCGACGACTGCCTTGAGGAGATGGGCGACAGCGTCGACCGGCTGAGCAAATCTGTGGACGAGCTGAAGAAGATGGGCAAGTCATCCAAGGGTCAGGATTTCATATGGCACATGAGCAATGTCGAGACTTGGGTTAGTGCTGCTTTGACTGACGACAACACTTGCCTTGATGGGTTCTCCGGGAAGGCCATGGATGGCAAGATCAAGGCCTCCATTAGAGCTCAGGTGCTTAACGTTGCCAAGGTTACTAGTAATGCTCTGGCTCTTTGCAACCACTTTGCCTCCAACTACTGA
- the LOC101306380 gene encoding pentatricopeptide repeat-containing protein At4g25270, chloroplastic-like: MVTTLQPLNLHTTKLTIHCSSNSKRSKNKPKQQLHQKQSTKLLSFSNPTPTPLIVYHKPQTQTKLQALEAIIKELETSSENGIDVDTETFASLLETCYKLDAMDYCLRVHRLIPRNLLRRNVGLSSKLLRLYASCGFVEEAHQVFDEMPKRDVSAFAWNSLISGYAELGLYEDAMALYFQMEEEGVEPDRFTFPRVLKACGGIGFVQVGEAVHRHLVRLGFVGDRFVLNALVDMYAKCGDIGKARKVFDKIGSRDKVSWNTMLTAYMRHGLLLQALDIFHQMVKERFQPDSVAISAILSEVPSLELVVQIHGWAIRQGVEWNLSTVNSLIAAYSNHGKLRQARRLFCQMPEKDVVTWNTIISAHSKSREALVYFEQMESAGALPDAITFVSMLSVCAHLSLVKDGERLFSIMKNRYRISPIMEHYACMVNLYGRAGLIKEAYGLIMEGMEFEAGPTVWGALLYACYLYGNAEIGGVAAERLFDLEPDNEYNFELLMKIYSNVGRLDDVERVRMMMVDRGLDS; the protein is encoded by the coding sequence ATGGTGACCACGTTACAACCCTTGAATCTGCACACAACAAAACTCACTATCCACTGCTCCTCTAACAGCAAGAGAAGCAAGAACAAGCCTAAGCAGCAGCTTCACCAAAAGCAAAGCACCAAGCTCCTCTCTTTCTCAAACCCAACCCCAACCCCTCTCATTGTCTACCATAAACCCCAAACCCAAACCAAGCTCCAAGCCCTTGAAGCCATCATCAAAGAACTCGAAACGTCCAGTGAAAACGGCATAGACGTCGACACTGAAACCTTTGCTTCCCTTTTGGAAACATGTTACAAACTGGACGCCATGGATTACTGTCTAAGAGTCCATAGACTCATACCCAGAAATCTTTTACGTAGAAATGTAGGCCTCTCATCTAAGCTTCTTAGACTCTATGCGTCATGTGGGTTCGTTGAGGAAGCACACCAGGTGTTCGATGAAATGCCCAAGAGAGACGTTTCGGCTTTTGCTTGGAATTCACTTATATCTGGGTATGCTGAGTTGGGTTTGTATGAGGATGCTATGGCATTGTACTTTCAAATGGAGGAGGAGGGGGTTGAACCGGACCGGTTTACGTTCCCTCGGGTGTTGAAGGCTTGTGGGGGAATTGGGTTTGTTCAGGTTGGTGAGGCTGTGCATAGGCATTTGGTGCGTTTGGGGTTTGTTGGTGATAGGTTTGTGCTTAATGCATTGGTGGATATGTATGCTAAGTGTGGTGACATTGGGAAGGCTAGGAAGGTTTTTGATAAGATTGGTAGCAGGGACAAGGTTTCTTGGAACACAATGCTCACTGCTTATATGCGCCACGGGCTTTTGTTGCAGGCATTGGACATTTTTCACCAGATGGTGAAAGAAAGGTTCCAGCCGGACTCGGTTGCTATATCTGCAATTCTCAGTGAGGTGCCATCACTGGAGCTTGTTGTTCAAATTCATGGGTGGGCTATTCGGCAAGGAGTTGAGTGGAATTTGTCGACTGTCAATTCCTTGATTGCTGCATATTCCAATCATGGAAAGTTGAGGCAAGCTCGTCGGCTGTTTTGTCAAATGCCTGAGAAGGATGTGGTGACATGGAACACTATAATTTCAGCACATTCTAAAAGCAGAGAAGCTTTGGTGTACTTTGAACAGATGGAGAGTGCCGGTGCCTTGCCAGACGCTATCACATTTGTGTCGATGCTTTCGGTTTGTGCGCATTTGAGTTTGGTGAAGGATGGGGAGAGATTGTTTTCTATTATGAAAAACAGATACAGAATTAGCCCAATAATGGAACATTATGCTTGTATGGTGAATCTTTATGGAAGGGCAGGTTTAATTAAAGAAGCTTATGGTCTGATAATGGAAGGAATGGAGTTTGAGGCTGGTCCAACTGTGTGGGGTGCGTTGCTATATGCTTGCTACCTTTATGGGAATGCTGAGATTGGAGGGGTTGCAGCTGAAAGACTCTTCGACTTGGAGCCTGATAATGAATATAATTTTGAGCTTCTGATGAAGATTTACAGCAATGTGGGTAGACTGGATGATGTAGAGAGAGTAAGAATGATGATGGTGGATAGAGGATTGGACTCGTAG
- the LOC101306964 gene encoding adenylate kinase-like, with protein MWRRVASLSPLISHSKPSAHNQAASAFKICESFTSQSETVTPSKAAPFITFVLGGPGSGKGTQCAKIVEAFGFTHVSAGDLLRREIASNSAYGSVILATIREGKIVPSQVTVQLILKEMEASDNCKFLIDGFPRSEENRKAFEHVIGAEPDVVLFFDCPEQEMVKRVLNRNQGRIDDNIETIKKRLEVFDELNWPIVNYYTQRGKLHRINAVGTVDEIFEKVRPIFAALSR; from the exons ATGTGGAGGCGCGTGGCTTCACTCTCCCCTCTCATTTCCCATTCTAAACCCTCCGCTCATAACCAG GCAGCTTCCGCATTCAAGATTTGCGAATCATTTACCTCACAATCAGAGACAGTAACTCCG TCAAAAGCTGCTCCGTTCATAACTTTTGTGTTGG GTGGCCCTGGTAGTGGGAAGGGTACTCAATGTGCTAAGATAGTTGAGGCATTTGGGTTCACTCATGTGAGTGCAGGGGATCTGCTGAGGAGGGAAATTGCTTCGAACAGCGCATATGG CTCTGTGATTCTTGCAACGATTAGAGAAGGAAAGATAGTTCCCTCTCAAGTGACGGTCCAGCTCATTCTAAAGGAGATGGAAGCGAGTGATAATTGCAAGTTCCTCATTGATGGGTTCCCGAGGAGTGAGGAGAACCGCAAGGCATTTGAACATGTT ATTGGAGCGGAACCGGATGTTGTTCTTTTCTTTGACTGTCCTGAACAAGAGATGGTAAAGCGAGTGCTAAATCGTAATCAG GGACGAATCGATGATAATATTGAAACAATCAAGAAACGGCTTGAAGTGTTTGATGAATTGAATTGGCCTATTGTCAATTACTACACACAGAGGGGGAAACTTCACAGG ATCAATGCAGTTGGAACAGTTGATGAAATATTTGAAAAGGTTCGCCCAATTTTCGCTGCACTGAG CAGGTGA
- the LOC101313266 gene encoding putative disease resistance RPP13-like protein 1-like gives MGEAVLGALLPVLLEKLAQREVFQYFRRLKGVNKTVMEKWTRMLTAIQAVLRDAEEKQLTQSGVKLWLDDLRDLAYDIEDILDTFATKVLKRRIERQHGRKSKYSWISSLCGAKFNLSLNSEIQKISDRLEKITAREKQFKLKEHEVPKKPWKMPPTTSQLDGPVIGREDAKAKILGDVLLKGEHSTSNFHNFRVVSIVGTGGLGKTTLAKDVFNDAAPEQFRPKGWVSVSDDFDLLRVTTAVLESVTSGSVKESKELNSVLVKLSEELAGKKFLIVLDDVWNTCNYDQWTTLQSAFRVGAVGSKIIVTTRDVNVAKMMGDNKPHNLESMSGDGCWKIFEHHALLNNISQDVELFKKKIVEKCNGLPLAAKTLGGLLRCKEKDEWEEVLEHKMWNLSDQMGILPALKLSYHYLPSNLKRCFTYCAILPNDYEFEEMQLVLFWMAEDLIQQLPEGNKQMEDLGRDNFQELVSRSLFQKSSKTESKYIMHDLVTELARWAAGSSCSRLEDMQNYYLQHRCLPKVRHSSYIPGEYDGVKKFEVYSEATSLRMFLPLPLSLSYWNYNYLAQKVTSDLLTKLHYLRLLSLNEYRITELPDTIGELKHLRYLDLSHTGIRSLPDSTTTLYNLQTLLLKSCDQLKALPTSMRNLVNLRHLNNSGTRSLKEMPPQLGQLTNLQTLPEFVIGKGSGSGVREIESLLHLQGTLHISRLENVICVEDARSANLKSKERLEALFLEWSSSSVSTEDAAIVLDMLQPHSKLKELTIKGYAGLKFSTWIGNPSFTKMVRVELEGCNHCQFLPPFGQLPCLKELCIQEMDAVESVGVEFYGKVSKYKQLHGSNIEKCKMVVYDTSTVQFELLESLTYSNVSELRFQTEAFMKSLKNVKELKITGCEELTRCFQNEDRLLQHLISLGRLYIEDNSILVEKLGIEAEQLVQLQILDCKIERLELSKCGSLVKVPEGLHHLRSLQELHISECSSLVSFPDVGLPPCLQELHITLDLSHTQNIGRMIKSHFPHSQFIVVSLKEGMFNNANVLFRTKFVDGISTVQRTVAKQNK, from the exons ATGGGAGAGGCTGTTCTTGGGGCATTGCTTCCGGTGCTGCTCGAAAAGTTAGCGCAGCGAGAGGTCTTTCAGTACTTCAGACGTCTTAAGGGAGTCAACAAAACGGTGATGGAGAAGTGGACTAGAATGTTGACTGCAATTCAAGCAGTGCTGAGAGATGCGGAAGAGAAGCAACTAACACAAAGTGGAGTGAAACTGTGGCTAGATGATCTCAGAGATTTGGCTTACGATATTGAAGACATATTAGACACATTTGCTACTAAAGTGCTGAAGCGAAGGATAGAAAGACAACATGGAAGAAAAAGCAAGTACTCATGGATCAGCTCACTTTGTGGAGCTAAATTCAATTTAAGTTTGAACTCAGAAATCCAGAAGATAAGTGATCGACTTGAGAAGATAACTGCTCGAGAAAAGCAGTTTAAACTGAAGGAACATGAAGTGCCTAAAAAGCCGTGGAAAATGCCACCCACTACATCTCAACTAGATGGACCTGTGATCGGAAGGGAAGATGCAAAGGCTAAGATTCTTGGTGATGTGCTCTTAAAAGGCGAACATAGTACCAGCAATTTTCATAACTTTCGTGTGGTTTCCATTGTTGGTACGGGTGGACTAGGAAAGACAACACTTGCTAAAGATGTCTTCAACGATGCTGCACCTGAACAATTTCGCCCAAAGGGATGGGTGTCTGTGTCCGATGACTTCGACCTTCTAAGGGTAACAACTGCAGTTCTTGAATCTGTCACCTCAGGTTCTGTGAAGGAATCTAAAGAGCTCAATTCGGTTTTGGTAAAGTTGAGTGAGGAATTGGCTGGCAAGAAGTTTTTGATTGTTCTAGATGATGTCTGGAATACATGCAACTACGATCAATGGACAACATTGCAGTCGGCTTTTCGTGTTGGAGCAGTAGGAAGCAAGATCATTGTGACGACGCGTGATGTGAATGTTGCAAAGATGATGGGAGACAATAAACCTCATAACTTGGAGTCGATGTCAGGAGATGGTTGTTGGAAGATCTTTGAGCATCATGCACTGTTAAACAACATATCCCAAGATGTTGAGTTGTTTAAGAAGAAAATTGTAGAAAAATGCAATGGGTTGCCGTTAGCTGCAAAGACTCTTGGTGGTCTTTTACGTTGTAAAGAAAAAGATGAATGGGAAGAAGTACTAGAGCACAAGATGTGGAATCTATCAGACCAGATGGGCATCCTCCCAGCATTGAAGTTGAGCTATCACTATCTCCCATCAAATTTGAAACGGTGTTTCACCTATTGCGCGATACTTCCAAATGATTATGAATTTGAGGAGATGCAGTTGGTTCTTTTTTGGATGGCAGAGGATTTGATTCAGCAGCTACCAGAAGGAAACAAACAAATGGAAGATTTGGGACGTGACAATTTTCAAGAGTTGGTGTCCAGGTCATTATTTCAAAAATCAAGCAAAACAGAGTCGAAATACATAATGCATGACCTGGTTACTGAATTGGCACGTTGGGCTGCAGGAAGCTCATGTTCTAGATTGGAGGATATGCAGAATTATTACTTGCAACATAGATGTTTGCCCAAGGTTCGTCATTCGTCTTACATTCCTGGAGAGTATGATGGAGTTAAGAAGTTTGAGGTCTATTCTGAAGCTACATCTTTGCGGATGTTCTTACCACTACCACTTTCACTTTCATATTGGAATTATAATTATCTGGCTCAGAAGGTTACTTCTGATTTATTGACCAAACTCCATTACTTACGACTGCTCTCTCTAAATGAATACCGAATAACCGAGTTGCCAGATACAATTGGTGAATTGAAGCATCTACGGTATCTTGATCTCTCCCACACTGGGATAAGAAGTTTGCCAGACTCGACAACAACTCTGTACAACTTGCAGACATTGTTATTGAAAAGTTGTGACCAGTTGAAGGCACTGCCCACAAGCATGAGGAACCTAGTTAATTTGCGTCATCTCAACAATTCAGGTACACGGTCGTTGAAAGAAATGCCTCCTCAGCTTGGTCAATTGACTAACCTCCAAACATTGCCTGAGTTTGTTATTGGCAAAGGTAGTGGATCAGGAGTAAGAGAGATCGAGTCATTATTGCATCTGCAAGGGACATTGCACATCTCAAGACTAGAAAATGTGATTTGTGTCGAGGATGCCAGGAGTGCCAACTTAAAGAGCAAGGAAAGGCTTGAAGCCCTATTTCTTGAATGGTCTTCTTCGAGTGTCTCAACAGAAGATGCAGCAATTGTGCTTGACATGTTACAACCTCATAGCAAGCTCAAAGAGCTCACCATCAAAGGTTATGCTGGATTGAAATTTTCAACATGGATTGGGAATCCTTCATTCACTAAAATGGTGCGGGTAGAGTTAGAAGGTTGTAATCATTGTCAATTCTTGCCACCATTCGGACAGTTGCCTTGTCTCAAAGAACTTTGTATACAAGAAATGGATGCAGTGGAGAGTGTTGGTGTTGAGTTTTATGGAAAAG TATCTAAATACAAACAGCTTCATGGATCAAACATTGAAAAGTGCAAGATGGTGGTGTACGACACAAGTACAGTTCAGTTTGAGTTACTAGAGAGTTTGACATATTCAAATGTATCAGAATTGAGATTCCAAACAGAGGCGTTCATGAAAAGCTTGAAAAATGTTAAAGAGTTGAAGATCACTGGTTGTGAGGAGCTTACACGTTGCTTTCAAAATGAGGATAGATTACTGCAACACTTGATTTCTCTTGGTCGTCTGTATATCGAAGACAACTCGATCCTTGTTGAAAAGCTAGGGATTGAAGCAGAGCAGTTGGTGCAATTGCAAATCCTGGATTGCAAGATTGAACGTCTGGAATTAAGCAAGTGTGGAAGCCTTGTGAAGGTACCAGAAGGATTGCATCACCTTAGATCACTTCAAGAGCTGCACATAAGTGAATGTTCAAGTCTTGTTTCTTTTCCGGATGTTGGTCTGCCACCTTGTCTTCAAGAGCTGCACATAA CTCTTGATCTAAGTCACACCCAGAATATTGGAAGAATGATCAAAAGTCATTTCCCACACTCCCAG TTCATTGTGGTTTCACTGAAAGAGGGCATGTTCAATAATGCTAATGTCCTTTTCCGAACAAAGTTTGTGGATGGAATTTCAACTGTTCAAAGGACCGTTGCTAAACAAAACAAGTGA
- the LOC101313564 gene encoding putative disease resistance protein At3g14460-like produces MGEAVLGAFLPVLLEKLADQEITEYFGRLKGVDKKVLEKWTRTLRAIEAVLSDAEEKQLTQRAVKDWLDDLRDLSYDLQDVLDIFDTKMLKRRIERQQGNKSKLWSSLSKVKSNFGLNSAIKKISDRLEEITTREKQLGLKKLGVSKKPWKMPPTTYQLDGPVIGRDEAKAKILYDLLSKQENYHVVGIVGTGGLGKTTLAKHVFNDAATGQFSPKGWVSVSDDFDIVRVAAAVLESVTSSPVQEFKELNSILEKLSKELAGKKFLIVLDDVWHTCSYSQWTTLQASFRVGAAGSKIIVTTRDAKVANMMGDRSPYNLNPMSEDECWKLFQHHAQLKNRPEDVEFLKEKIVEKCNGLPLVARTLGGLLRCKEVDEWEDLLDHKMRTLSDQNKKEILPALKLSYHYLPSTLKRCFSYCGILPNDYEFEEMQLILWWMAEGLIPPKEHEQMEDLGRDYFQELVSRSLFQKSSKTESRYIMHDLVTDLARWAAGSSCCRLEDMQNYDSQQHTCLPKVRHSSYILGKYDGVKKFEVYSEATSLRTFLPLSPSYYVHYLAPKVTSDLFPKLQYLRLLSLKSYRITELPDTIGELKHLRYLDLSHTGIRSLPDSTTTLYNLQTLLLKRCHELKALPTSMRNLVNLRHLNNSFTRSLEEMPPQLGQLTNLQTLPEFVIGKGSGSGVREIESLLHLQGTLHISRLENVIRVEDARSANLKSKERLEALFLEWSSSSVSTEDAAIVLDMLQPHSKLKELTIKGYGGLKFSTWIGNPSFTKMVRVKLEGCNHCQLLPPFGQLPCLKELCIQNMNAVESVGVEFYGEGDLPFQALETLELHNLKNWKKWYPCQQSEGVEVFSCLKKLSIKDCSKLEGDLPENLDSLAQLEICGCEELVVSVAKYKQLHGSNIEKCKMVVYDTSTVQFELLESLTFSNVSELRFQTEAFMKSLKNVKELKITGCEELTCCFQNDDRLLQHLISLGRLCIEDNSILVEKLGIEAEQLVQLQILDCNIERLELSKCGSLVKLRIEFCGQLELITDRFLDDSCQLKEIFIVNCPNLKSLPEGLCHLTNLQSLIVHDCQSLVSLPRMNVWPRNLSIGDCEKLEVAQLARDMMHTEKLEIDYFEGLTTTTSFPTNVTSLEINKIKNCKALMESQGLQRLASLRELSLRGEDDGGLVSFPPAAENSKETEILLPRSLVNLRISGFPNLKKLSKGFQFLTSLEIIGISNCPKLTTLPVEEGLPLSQLRIHNCPLLEQRYKGRYRHKIAHIPCVQINYKVI; encoded by the exons ATGGGGGAGGCTGTTCTTGGTGCATTCCTCCCGGTGCTGCTTGAGAAGTTGGCGGATCAAGAGATCACTGAGTACTTCGGACGCCTTAAGGGGGTCGACAAAAAGGTGCTGGAGAAATGGACTAGAACGTTGAGGGCCATTGAAGCGGTGCTGAGTGATGCTGAGGAGAAGCAACTAACACAAAGAGCAGTAAAAGACTGGCTGGATGATCTCAGAGATTTGTCTTACGATCTTCAAGATGTATTGGACATATTTGATACTAAAATGCTGAAGCGGAGGATAGAAAGACAACAAGGAAACAAAAGCAAGTTATGGAGCTCACTCTCTAAAGTTAAGTCCAATTTTGGTCTGAACTCAGCAATCAAGAAGATAAGTGATCGACTTGAGGAGATAACCACTCGAGAGAAGCAGCTTGGTTTGAAGAAACTTGGAGTGTCTAAAAAGCCATGGAAAATGCCACCCACTACTTATCAACTTGATGGACCTGTGATCGGAAGGGATGAAGCAAAGGCTAAGATTCTCTATGATTTGCTTTCAAAACAAGAGAATTATCATGTGGTTGGTATTGTCGGTACTGGAGGACTAGGAAAGACAACACTTGCTAAACATGTATTCAACGATGCTGCAACTGGCCAGTTTTCCCCAAAAGGATGGGTATCTGTGTCAGACGACTTTGACATTGTAAGGGTGGCAGCAGCCGTTTTGGAATCAGTCACGTCCTCTCCAGTTCAGGAATTCAAGGAGCTTAACTCAATTCTGGAGAAGTTAAGTAAGGAATTGGCTGGTAAGAAGTTTTTAATTGTTCTTGATGATGTCTGGCACACTTGTAGCTATAGTCAATGGACTACACTGCAGGCCTCCTTTCGTGTTGGAGCAGCTGGAAGTAAGATCATCGTGACAACACGTGACGCCAAAGTCGCAAATATGATGGGAGATAGGAGCCCTTATAACTTGAACCCGATGTCAGAAGATGAATGTTGGAAACTCTTTCAGCACCATGCACAGTTAAAAAACAGACCTGAAGATGTTGAGTTCCTTAAAGAGAAAATTGTAGAAAAATGCAATGGGTTACCGTTAGTTGCAAGGACTCTTGGTGGGCTTTTACGTTGTAAAGAAGTAGACGAATGGGAAGACTTATTAGACCACAAGATGAGGACTCTATCAGATCAGAACAAGAAGGAAATCCTTCCAGCATTGAAACTGAGCTATCATTATCTCCCTTCGACTTTGAAACGGTGTTTCTCCTACTGTGGAATACTTCCAAATGATTATGAATTTGAGGAGATGCAATTGATCCTTTGGTGGATGGCAGAAGGTTTGATTCCGCCCAAAGAACATGAGCAAATGGAAGATTTGGGTCGTGACTATTTTCAAGAGTTGGTGTCTAGATCATTGTTTCAAAAATCAAGCAAAACAGAGTCGCGGTACATAATGCATGACCTCGTTACTGATTTGGCACGTTGGGCTGCAGGAAGTTCATGTTGTAGATTGGAGGACATGCAGAATTATGACTCGCAGCAACATACATGTTTGCCCAAGGTTCGTCATTCGTCTTACATTCTTGGAAAGTATGATGGGGTTAAGAAGTTCGAGGTCTATTCTGAAGCTACATCTTTGCGAACGTTCTTACCACTTTCACCTTCATATTATGTTCATTATCTGGCTCCGAAGGTTACTTCTGATTTATTTCCCAAACTCCAATACTTACGACTCCTCTCTTTGAAAAGTTATCGAATAACCGAGTTGCCAGATACAATTGGTGAATTGAAGCATCTACGGTATCTTGATCTCTCCCACACTGGGATAAGAAGTTTGCCAGACTCGACAACAACTCTGTACAACTTGCAGACATTGTTATTGAAACGTTGTCACGAGTTGAAGGCACTGCCCACAAGCATGAGGAACCTAGTTAATTTGCGTCATCTCAACAATTCATTTACACGGTCATTGGAAGAAATGCCTCCTCAGCTTGGTCAATTGACTAACCTCCAAACATTGCCTGAGTTTGTTATTGGCAAAGGTAGTGGATCAGGAGTAAGAGAGATCGAGTCATTATTGCATCTGCAAGGGACATTGCACATCTCAAGACTAGAAAATGTGATTCGTGTCGAGGATGCCAGGAGTGCCAACTTAAAGAGCAAGGAAAGGCTTGAAGCCCTATTTCTTGAATGGTCTTCTTCGAGTGTCTCAACAGAAGATGCAGCAATTGTGCTTGACATGTTACAACCTCATAGCAAGCTCAAAGAGCTCACCATCAAAGGTTATGGTGGATTGAAATTTTCAACATGGATTGGGAATCCTTCATTCACTAAAATGGTGCGGGTAAAGTTAGAAGGTTGTAATCATTGTCAATTGTTGCCACCATTCGGACAGTTGCCTTGTCTCAAAGAACTTTGTATACAAAATATGAATGCAGTGGAGAGTGTTGGTGTTGAGTTTTATGGAGAAGGTGACTTGCCGTTTCAAGCTTTAGAGACCCTGGAGTTACATAATCTGAAAAATTGGAAGAAGTGGTATCCTTGCCAACAAAGTGAGGGTGTTGAAGTTTTCTCTTGCCTGAAAAAGCTTTCCATCAAGGACTGCTCCAAATTGGAGGGTGATTTACCGGAGAATCTGGATTCACTAGCACAGCTTGAGATTTGCGGATGTGAGGAATTGGTGGTTTCAGTAGCCAAATATAAACAGCTTCACGGATCAAACATTGAAAAGTGCAAGATGGTGGTGTACGACACAAGTACAGTTCAGTTTGAGTTACTAGAGAGTTTGACATTTTCAAATGTATCAGAATTGAGATTCCAAACAGAGGCGTTCATGAAAAGCTTGAAAAATGTTAAAGAGTTGAAGATCACTGGTTGTGAGGAGCTTACATGTTGCTTTCAAAATGACGATAGATTACTGCAACACTTGATTTCTCTTGGTCGTCTGTGTATCGAAGACAACTCGATCCTTGTTGAAAAGCTAGGGATTGAAGCAGAGCAGTTGGTGCAATTGCAAATCCTGGATTGCAATATTGAACGTCTGGAATTAAGCAAGTGTGGAAGCCTTGTGAAG CTTCGGATAGAGTTTTGTGGACAGCTGGAGCTAATAACTGACAGGTTCCTCGATGATAGCTGCCAACTCAAAGAAATTTTCATCGTAAACTGCCCAAACCTGAAATCCTTACCCGAGGGACTGTGCCACCTCACCAATCTTCAGTCATTAATTGTTCACGATTGTCAAAGTCTTGTTTCGTTGCCGAGAATGAATGTGTGGCCAAGAAATTTGAGCATCGGAGATTGCGAGAAATTGGAGGTGGCACAGTTGGCGAGAGACATGATGCACACCGAGAAATTGGAAATTGATTACTTTGAAGGTTTAACAACTACAACTTCCTTCCCCACCAACGTAACATCACTGGAAATTAACAAGATCAAGAATTGTAAGGCGCTGATGGAATCTCAAGGGTTGCAGAGACTCGCTTCTTTGAGAGAATTGAGTCTGAGGGGTGAAGATGATGGAGGTCTGGTGTCATTTCCACCTGCTGCTGAGAATTCAAAGGAGACGGAGATACTGCTCCCCAGATCTCTTGTTAATTTGAGAATTTCAGGCTTCCCAAATCTAAAGAAACTGAGCAAGGGCTTTCAATTCCTCACCTCTCTTGAAATTATTGGGATCTCCAACTGTCCGAAGCTTACAACCCTTCCAGTGGAGGAAGGCCTGCCTCTTTCACAACTTCGTATTCACAACTGTCCTCTACTTGAACAGAGATACAAAGGACGATACCGGCACAAGATAGCACACATCCCTTGTGTACAAATTAATTACAAAGTCATATAA